Part of the Aptenodytes patagonicus chromosome 2, bAptPat1.pri.cur, whole genome shotgun sequence genome, TGTTACCCATATATAGTGATTATAGGATATCTTTTAAATGCAAGCACGCGTGTACACCAGCTGATGGTGGCGAACATGGAAATGGGTAAAAATAACCTATTTCTCTCTGTGGATCCACCTGCCACGGGGCAGGTTGGGTGCGGAGCTGTGGCCATCGCTGCTGCTCCGTTCTCCCGTTTTTACCGGGGTGGTTTGGGGTTTATAAAGCGCAACCGGGATTGGTACGGGGAATGGCCTTGGCACGGTCAGGGTGTTCCCCATGGCCCCGTTCGGTAGTGAGACGAGGGAAATGAGCCGGAGGGTGACCACTCACCGACTGTGGTGCTCTAAAACCTCTCCGATAAACCAGTTTATCAGAGACACCTTTGACAGGCGAGCGAAGGGTCATGCCGTGAAGCTGTCGCCAAAACGTCCCCGTGGCAGTGCCAGGAGCCTGGCACATCTCTGCTGTGGCCGATCTCTGTTTGCACGTTCAACCACGGCAATAAGCTCTTTATCCCAGTACCACTTGCAAGGCTTCGCTGCTGCCTGCAAAGACATGTGATTGTCCCCACGGAGCTGCcagcgcccgccggccccggccgtGTCCCCGCCGGTAGCCGTTTCTGCTCTTGCAGGGGATGAGGATCCTGCAGCATCCAAGTAGCACGTGGCTTATTCAGATTTactggaaaaaatgcagatttctgcGCTGAGGTCTCAGCCCCAGGAGCCTCTCAGTGCAGAGACCAAGCGAGTCCAATCCTGCCTGCGGGAGCTGGGAGGTGGGCAGGGTGGACATCATCTTAATATCCATCTGTCAGGCAGCGGCAGATGTTTCCACTAACtaaagctttcagaaaacaaaataacaagaGGGAGCTTGTTGCCACATCTGGGGTTGGGATGCAGCAAACCCAGGACCAACAGGGGAAAAGGCATTAGGGACAAATTGCTTGTGTGGGAGGAGATGGGGTGGAGAAAAGGGGAGGATCGAGATGGACAGGGGAAAAGCACGCATGGAAAAAGGGAGAGACGAAGGGCAAAAGGAACTGGTTATATTTAAGCAAGTGGCTGGTCTGTGTGCTCCTCCAGGTGACCCTGGTCTAGCACATCCCAGAAAAACCTGCTTCAGACTATTTTGTGGGTGGTCTCACCACCCAGCCTGTGCACGCTGGGGTGCgcgggtgtcgtggtttaacctcagtcggcaactgagcaccacgcagctgctcactcactccccccccacccggtgggatgggggagagaattggaagagcacaagtgagaaaaacttgtgggttgagataaaaacagtttagtaattgaaacaaaatgataatattaataatataataataataatacacaaagcaagtgatgcacagtgcaattgctcaccacccgccgaccgatgcccagccagtccctgagcagtggcccccctggccagctttccccagttgatgtactgagcatgacgtcccatggtatggaatgtccctttggccagttggggtcagctgtcctggccgtgccccctcccagcttcttgtgcactttcagcctgctcagtcggtagagcatggaaaactaaaaagtccttggctcgtgtaagcattacctagcaacaactaaaacatcggtgtgttatcaacattgttctcatcctaaatccaaaacacagcactgtaccagctactaggaaggaaattaactctatccctgctgaaaccaggacaagaatgGTGCCCTTGGGCATGCAGATAGGACGCCTCTGGTTTCTATCCCCTTTCTTCTACCAGGACATCGTACTCAGAAGTGGAGGTTCGAGATTACCTGTGGCAGATCCTCAGTGCCATTGAGTATCTCCACACACACAGCATCCTGCACTTGGATCTCAGATCTGAAAACATGATCGTCACCGAGCCCAACCTGCTGAAACTCCTGGATTTTGGCAATGCACAGTTCTACACACAAGACAAAGTCATTACCATGGACAAGTGCACAGACTATGTTGAAACCATGGGTGAGTACAGAGTTCAGTCACAGCAACCTTGGCCTTGTATGCAATCTGtggtagacagacagacagacagacagagccaTTGGTCAAAGCAGCAGTTGGCCCCAGCAAGCAAATTCTCCCAGGTGCTGCCCTCCAGGGGCagcaactctatccctgccgaaatcaggacagCGTGACCCACCAGCAATCTTCACGTGGTGCTGACGCAGATCCTCAGTCCCAGCGGCTCTGGCTGTCCCTAGCATGGTGCCTGACTTGAGCTATACAAGAGCAGGTCGTACTTCTCAAGGAGGGGTGCTGGGTCCCCACAGCACCCGTGGCAGGAGGCACTGCGGTCCTGATGGGTACCTCAGatgccaaagcccagctctggGTGCAGGCGCCAGTTGTAGATGTTGTGGAGGGACACGGCGCGGAGATGATTCCTCCAGTGCTGTCACCCGCTGATCGACACcaggaaaggcaaaacaaaaccagggagGTCACACTGAGCTCACGTTTCCTGCCCACGCTCTTACACAAGCAAAAGACGTTCCTAAAAGCCTGATTCAAGCCTCTGGCAGGATGGGAACTGCCTGCGGTGGAGAAGAAGCTCCTGTAagtgcattttctgcttcttgcttGTAGACAAAGCTGCATGAGAAACCTGGAGAGGTTCTCTTTGCTTCTTGAAAGTTAGCCAGCTCGTAAGCACTGAAGTTCCGGCAGACTTAGGATTAATTTCTGGGCTCAGCCCATGTTGCATCCGTTAGTTCTCCGCTACGAGCTATGGGATGGGGATGTGAACGTCACTGCCAGCGTGATACGGAGGAGGGAAGACgtggcagagggagaaaaggcaTCTTGGTGGGCTGGAAGAGACccagaaatggaaattttggGGATGGCTCGTCCTGATGTGAGTGcagagggtgtgtgtgtgggaggtgTTTAGGCGTCTCGCTGGGTATTGCTGCGACCAGAAGGGTGGgcagctttcattttctcttgaagGCATACAGTCAGAACTGCATATGGCTACGGATGAATTTCTTCcaaaacatgaaacagaaaaaaaacccgcTCATTCCCAGAAAAGTCTTTTTCTGGCACTCTTCCGTGGCAGACCTCTGCTCTCCGCAGCTGCTCTGTCTGAAGTGTCCCGCAGCACTCATGAAAGAACTGCGAGacagcaagaaaacatttcaatcCAGCTCaaaccagattttcttttcttttcagccacCTGGAATTGCCTGGAATGGATATTTAAGCAATTTTAGACATGGGACCGCAACAGGTACGTCCACAGCTTCACCCCTTACGGCTGCACACCCACAGGCATCCTCAGCACCCCGCTCCAAGCCTTGAGTGCTTTGCTTAACCCGCTTGGGGTGCAGGGGCTCCCCTTTCCCGGGGTGTTTGTGGGGAGGGAGCCGTCCCTAGAAGGTGCAGAACCACCGTGGGGTATGTCCTCCTCAGGATGTGTAGCACAACCAGGGACCAACAGCTTCATTGCAGGTCTCTTGGGCTATGGGAGAAACAGGTCCTTGGGGAGAGCAAGTCAAGAGTGGCTGAAGCAGGGAACTACACAACCATGCCTGTTTTGGGATTGCTGGAAAAATGAGTCCCGGGGGGGATGGTGGGCAGCTTTGGCCATGGCTGAAAACCGGTGTGTTTTAGGGCTGGAGGAGTATTTGCGCTGTTCTTCCCTGTGACAGCCCTGGTTTGCTGCCAGAGCCTGGAGATTAGTCTTGGTTTTTAAAACTCACATTAACCTTCATGGCACTGACGGGAGGTGGTTCAGGCAGATCCCATCTTCCACCATGGGCGATGGGCTCTTCAGCGACGGCCGTTGCCCAGTTTGGGTGGCTTTTGGAAGATGAAACCCCCATAGTGTTcttgtgtggggtttttattctgaaaatcagACTCCAGAAATAGGAAGCTCTCCAAATCAGTCACCGTTTCCTGAAATCTGGGCTGCAGCTGTCTAAACACTGACGCCAGCCTGCAGTCCACACAGCCCTTGCCCTCCTTGGTCAGCAGGGTTTCAACCCATGCTTCACCTCACGCAGGATCGACTCCAGCAACATCCTTCCAGCTAAATCTAACCTCTACCTCTAACCTGGATTCAGGAGTTGATTCTGGTACCTACGTGTCCTTACcgtggatgaggctttgagcaacctggtctagtggaaggtgtccctgcccatggcaggggggttggaactaggtgatctttaaggtcccttcgaacccaaaccatcctatgattctgtggttctgtatTTTCCACTTACTAATATCTTTTACAAGAATCCATGGCTTTGTGTCCTCGAGTTGGCACGGAGAGGGGTCAGTGTCCTACCAGGAGCAGtaggctgggagcagccccatCAACATAAAGGTGCCGGTGGCAGGTTCTGCTTCACCGAGAACTGAGATGCCGCTTTCTCAGTAGCGACCCGGGTGAATCTAAAGCAGCTCACAGCGAGGTGTGGTGGTGGATTTCCCATAATTTAGAGCAGAAACTTCCTCAAAGCTTGCAGTGGTGTCAGGAGGAAGTGGTGAGTTATGTCAGAGGAGACCGTGCTCATTTACTTTCAAGTTTTAATGTGTCAGACTAAGGAAACCAGAATGATggtttttttatatgtatgtgtagACAGCTGTCCCCATGCCGTAGGCAAAGGCCAAAGAGTGCAGGACACAAAATACTTATCAGAAGGTGGCAGAAATTTAAACCTACGAACTAGAGGAAAACCCTCCGCGGTGTGATATTTGTCTTTCTTGAGTGGATTGGAACAACATTTTGATCCCCTTCACTTGTCTTTTGTTCCTAGGCAGCCACTTGTCAAACGCAACTTCAAAGGTGGCAACAGCAACCACCACTGCCACCTTGCTGGATGCTGCCAATTCGAGCGACTACCCGTACGAGTACTTGGACGAGGAGGATTACATGCAGCATGGCCCCTGCACAAAAGAAGAGGTACTCTCCTTTAGCAGAGTATTCTTGCCATCTTTTTACACCgtggtcttcctggttgggttgGCCGGGAATGTCCTCCTGTTTATTGTCCTCATTATGTacatcaagaagaaaaagaagatgacCGAGGTGTATCTGCTGAACCTGGTGGTTTCAGACTTCTTCTTGCTACTAACCCTTCCTTTTTGGGCTCTGCACATTGCTCAGTGGGTGACCTGGGACATATTGTGCCCAGCCTTAAATGCCATGTACACTATGAATTTCTACAGTGGTATCTTTTTTGTGAGCTGCATGAGTCTGGACATGTATCTGCAGATAGTTCATGCTTGCTCTCCTCGCAGCTCCATGACACGGAGGAAGTCCATCTTTGTCTTGGTGGTGGTATGGGTCCTTTCCATACTTCTCTCCATTCCTGATGGCCTCTTCAccagcacaaggcaaatccacaaCAAAACCATCATGTGTGCCCATGATTATGGCCAGAAACACTTATTTTGGAAAGTTGTCTTCCGGGTCATTCAAAACATCCTgggtttcctttttcccttcctcttcatgGTGTTCTGCTATTCCCGCATAGCGTGTGTCCTCACCATGTCTCGGATGCCTGGCTCAAGGAGAGCACTCTGCTTAGTCTTTACTCTGGTGGGTGTCTTCTTTGTCCTGTGGTCCCCTTACAACATTGTCCTCATCCTTCACTCCCTGCAAGATGTTGGTGTGATCAGGACCTGTGAAAGCAGTAGGCAATTGGACTATGCCATGCAGATCACAGAGAGTTTGTCCTTTGTCCACTGCTGTCTCAACCCCTTGCTCTATGCTTTTGTGAAAAAACGATTCAGGTTATATTTATGGAAGATCCCCCGGGCCATTTTCAGGAGAAGCGCTTTCTTTgacatccagccttcagagacaaGCCAGTCTTGCAGCAGATACGCAGCTGAGATAGAAATGTTGAGTATCACAAACGCatgataaatatttacattatttgcATTATGTGTATGCCCTCTATGCTGTATTTTACTGGTCCTGGCCACGGAATGGAGTTGCTGTGAGCCCACAGCACTGCGTAACCAGATATTTCATCCTACCGCCAGCATCGAGATGAGGATTTTCCACGTTGGGATTGGAAAAGTACACGAGATTCGTTTCTGTTATAACTGGAATTATTATAAAAGGATTGCCCTGGGTTTATGCTTGTGGAAGAAGCCCAGCTCCTGTCTGGAGTATGGGAGGCATTAGTGGAGGAAGGAGCAGCTTATCCAGACGTTGTGCccttaaaaatgcaaactgaaacTTGTGCAGAACTTCTCCCCCATAGATCCCAAAGGGTCTGATGGAGGAGAGTGATCCCGTTATTCCTCCAGCTCGTGGTGTGGGCTGGGGAATGGATTTGCCACGCTCATCCATCAGGCCGGACACAGATGGCCAGAAGCCCAGCGTGGGGGGTGGCTTTGCTTCTCCTGGCTTTTGCCATGGGCCAGGTAGATGTCTTCAACTGGGCTCATCTCTGTGTCTACCAGGAGAGACAACGGGAGGAATTAGGCACCTTTAAACTGGGTTGTCTGACCAGCGATGGGTTTCTCCGTTATGATGAGCTGTGCCACACTCGCGTCTGCTGAGCAGGAAACTGTGTCTTTCCGAGGGACAGATCATTGGTTAGAGATCAGTTCGATCATCAACTGAGCTGAGATCAGTTCGATCAGCAAAAAAGTTCAAACCAGTAACAAccagtgagaaagagaaaataatgggCTCAGCAGAACAGTGGTGGAGGTATTTGCCTTCCCGACGATCCGTTTTGACAAGATAAAAAAGATCCATGGATACCATCTTTAACATAAATATTGGCTTTGCAGTACCACAGAGGGGGAGCATGGCCTTCAACAGAAGAGCACGGATAGGCCAATCCTTATTACCCAGTGTAGCTTTAAAGTTATTAGTTTGCTGACCTTTATTTAAAAGTACTATTCACCCCAAATACTCTTGAAACTTAAATGGGCCCTTTCCAGCCTGGAAACCTATTGAGCATGGGAGTTGCCTGGAAttgtacaaataaaattaataatttaaaagaaaacactaattGCCTTAATTTTATTGCTAGACAAGGTTACTGGACCAAGAAGGGCTTTGAGTTGATCTGGAAGGGTGTTTTCACTGCTGTTATTTTTCTTGCCGACATTGCTACAGCGTGTTTCCAAAATAGTAAGGCCGGgagctttccttaaaaaaaaagccagaataaatATTTAGCTGATGTTATGATGTGGCCTTCACTCCACGGGTCAGGTCACTGGGAGGGAATGtggaaggggagagcaggagagatcgagaagcagaagagaaaatgggTAAAACTGTCGGGTACAGGGGCgggagcaggagggcagagggTCGGACGTGCTCCGCTGGCTGGAGGGGACACAACTGATTTGGAGCTGCCGAGCATCGGGTGTGCATGCATCGGCAGAGAAGAAAGTGCTGTCGTCCATCTGGGTGCCGCTGCTCTCCAGCCGGGAGGTGGGCTTGGCCATTTGTAGACTCCGGACTCATCTGGTGCAAAGCAAATGCAACTGATTCAAACCCTCATTGCTCACGGGGGGAGCAGACCTGCTTTGCTTTGCCCTCGTACGGGTTAGCAGTGCTTGTACTGTTCGTTGGCAAAGCACTTATGGGGCACTGTGCGTTGGAGAACATCAAGATGTTGGAGACCTTTCCTTCTCTTGCCTTTTGAGACCAAATTAGCTCAGCTGTAACCCCCTTCCCTTGGTCCTGAGCAAATTTCCAGTAGCATTTCCAACATCcactcttcctctcattttttcAGCCTGCAGCACGTGTCCATAGCCTGATCTTAAAGGCAGAAATTACTGAGTGAAATTCTCtgaaccctcttttttttttcaaaaactgggCTCCATGCAGCCTAGAAAAGGGAATTTGcttgagctgctgcagagcacacgCCAAAACCCATCCGCCTGACACAGCAGCCCGTTACCTCCAACTTGATTACAACGTACCTTCCACCTTAAAATCTCTGTTCATCAAGGCAGAAGTACACACTGGAGCGTTCCACGGGGGAAAGGCAAACACTTGCTGCCAATGGGGACAGAGGTTGTCAGCTGTGCGTCTGCATATCAGCCACTGGATGGGAATAAAAAGCACGTTCCTGCCCCAGCCTAGCTCTAGTCCAAGCTCCTGGACGGTCGCAGAGCTCTCATGGCGCTCTGGGTGATTCTCCTCTGTACCTTGATAGCGTCGCTGCTGGGTGGGCTCTACCTCCTGGGCACGTTTCGGAGACGGAGACCTGATGAGCCGCCTCTGGACAAAGGTACCATTCCCTGGCTGGGTTACACACTGGATTTCAGAAAGGACAGTTCAGCGTTTCTAAAAAGGATGCAGAGAAAACACGGGGATATTTTCACGGTGCTGATCGGAGGCTATTACTTCACCTTCGTGATGGACCCCTTCTGCTTTGGAGCCATCGTGAAGGAATCACGATCTAAACTAGACTTTAGGACCTTTGCATCTAAACTGGTCTGGCAGGTTTTTGGCTACAAGCCCATTGAAGCCAACCATAGCATAATTCATGCATCGAGCACAAAGCACCTGATGGGAGACGGACTCACTGTCATGACACAAGCCACCATGGAGAACTTTCAGAAGCTGATGCTTTTCAATCTGAGCTCAGGAGAGGAGAAGCGAGTGTGGCAAGAGGATAGCCTCTTCCACTACTGCTACAACATCGTCTTCAGAGCCGGGTACCTGGCTCTGTATGGCAGTGAGCCACACCAAGGGGCAGATAACAAGGAGAAAGCTAATGAGCAAGATCGCATCCACTCCAACCAGGTGTTCCACGAGTTTCGGAAGTATGACCGCCTCTTCCCTCGCCTGGCCTATGCTGTGTTGCCTCCCAAGGACAAAGTAGAAGCTGAACGGCTGAAGAGGCTTTTCTGGAGCATGCTGTCCGTGAAGAAGAGCTGGCAGAAGGACAATATCAGTGGGTGGATAAGTGATCAAGACCAGCTTCTGGCAGAAAACGGTGTCCCTGAGTACATGCGGGATCGTTTCATGTTTATGCTCCTCTGGGCATCCCAAGGCAATACGGGCCCAACTGCCTTCTGGCTCCTCTTGTATCTAATGAAACATCCAGAAGCTATGAAGGCTGTGAAGGATGAGGTAGATAAAGTCTCAAAGGAGAACGGTCAGGAAGCGAAGCCAGGGAGCCCACCAATTAACATCACTAGGGACATGTTAAACCAGACCCCTCTTCTGGACAGTGCTCTGGAGGAGACCCTGAGGCTGGTTGCAGCCCCCATACTGGTCAGAGCTGTCCTCCAGGACACCAGACTTAAGACGAGCAGCGGGACAGAGTACAGTCTCCGCAAAGGAGACAGGGTGGCTCTGTTCCCGCACATCTCTGTGCAGATGAACCCAGAAATTCACCCTGAGCCTCACGAATTTAAATACAACCGCTTCGTAAACCCAGATGGCACCAAGAAAGATTTCTACAAAAATGGGAAGAGGCTGAAATACTTCAACATGCCCTGGGGGGCAGGGGTATCCATCTGTCCCGGGCGGTTCTTTGCTGCCGCTGAAATTAAACTGTTTGTGTTCTTGATGCTGAGTCACTATGACCTGGAGCTGGTCAACAGAGAAGAGGAGATCCCAGCAATAGACACCAGCCGCTGGGGATTTGGGACGATGCAGCCTGTTCGCGACGTTCAGTTCAGATACCGGCCACGCTTTTGATTTGGGTAGTCCTTGTTGCGTTGTTTATTCTGGTGTTATCTGTGAAATACATTGCATGATCCCATGGTTATTAGATCCGTGCAGCGCCAACACTGATATGATCTTGTTTGCTTAATTGTTATCATGGCTTTTCTCTTTACCTCCTTCACATGTATCGCTGCTCTGTGTCTCCAGTTATTGTGGTGTtgggttatgtgataaaagctcatctgcacacccacaaaggagcacagagacacAAACAGTACCCTGCCAAGCTACTCCCAGCCCCATCACGgggccatcagcccatcaaaaGCCCAtctgcacaagcccagaggagcacaggggcttATTGGCAGGTGGGAACCCAAATTAAGGACTTCCAAGGAATGAGTattttgtccaggtccctcccaGGACTGTCCCAGCGGAGCCATCAGCCCCACAGTCCTGGTGTGAGACCCGTCGAGATGCGTCATTGGGAGCAGCTCTCCGGATCACCATCTGGACTAAGGGGGATTGCTGTCAAGGGAGGGGGGACATCTTATGGcgtgcaggggaagagcattttgggattgcacaggaTTTATggtgggatgtttaggggaggaaccaaaggtgggaaAAAGGAGGGATTTAGGTGATTTGGGGTGGAAAATAGAGGTgtaaggggataaaaagggctGGTTGTGTGTAAATAGACAGCTGATCCATACACTTGTCTAGTCACACCCTGCACctgatcagcacagtctgtcctattgtcttattaaattcctttccttAAATGCAAGACCGTGAGTCAGAGGGCCTGTGTGTCCGTGGTGCCGGCAGCTGGCACTAGTGTGCGAGCGGGTGTGCAAGCAAAGATCAGGCCAGATGAGCCGGCAAATAAGTGAAGTGGCCTGGGAGCCTGGGGGTGAGCCCGGCTGCACGCCAGCATTGGGACCGCGTTATTTTGTTGATAGCTCCTTACCGACACTTTTATTTTCCACATGAAGTATCATTGGCAGGATGACATC contains:
- the ACKR2 gene encoding atypical chemokine receptor 2 isoform X2, with product MGTACGGEEAPPPGIAWNGYLSNFRHGTATGSHLSNATSKVATATTTATLLDAANSSDYPYEYLDEEDYMQHGPCTKEEVLSFSRVFLPSFYTVVFLVGLAGNVLLFIVLIMYIKKKKKMTEVYLLNLVVSDFFLLLTLPFWALHIAQWVTWDILCPALNAMYTMNFYSGIFFVSCMSLDMYLQIVHACSPRSSMTRRKSIFVLVVVWVLSILLSIPDGLFTSTRQIHNKTIMCAHDYGQKHLFWKVVFRVIQNILGFLFPFLFMVFCYSRIACVLTMSRMPGSRRALCLVFTLVGVFFVLWSPYNIVLILHSLQDVGVIRTCESSRQLDYAMQITESLSFVHCCLNPLLYAFVKKRFRLYLWKIPRAIFRRSAFFDIQPSETSQSCSRYAAEIEMLSITNA
- the ACKR2 gene encoding atypical chemokine receptor 2 isoform X1, with protein sequence MLHPLVLRYELWDGDVNVTASVIRRREDVAEGEKASWWAGRDPEMEILGMARPDPPGIAWNGYLSNFRHGTATGSHLSNATSKVATATTTATLLDAANSSDYPYEYLDEEDYMQHGPCTKEEVLSFSRVFLPSFYTVVFLVGLAGNVLLFIVLIMYIKKKKKMTEVYLLNLVVSDFFLLLTLPFWALHIAQWVTWDILCPALNAMYTMNFYSGIFFVSCMSLDMYLQIVHACSPRSSMTRRKSIFVLVVVWVLSILLSIPDGLFTSTRQIHNKTIMCAHDYGQKHLFWKVVFRVIQNILGFLFPFLFMVFCYSRIACVLTMSRMPGSRRALCLVFTLVGVFFVLWSPYNIVLILHSLQDVGVIRTCESSRQLDYAMQITESLSFVHCCLNPLLYAFVKKRFRLYLWKIPRAIFRRSAFFDIQPSETSQSCSRYAAEIEMLSITNA
- the CYP8B1 gene encoding 7-alpha-hydroxycholest-4-en-3-one 12-alpha-hydroxylase, translating into MALWVILLCTLIASLLGGLYLLGTFRRRRPDEPPLDKGTIPWLGYTLDFRKDSSAFLKRMQRKHGDIFTVLIGGYYFTFVMDPFCFGAIVKESRSKLDFRTFASKLVWQVFGYKPIEANHSIIHASSTKHLMGDGLTVMTQATMENFQKLMLFNLSSGEEKRVWQEDSLFHYCYNIVFRAGYLALYGSEPHQGADNKEKANEQDRIHSNQVFHEFRKYDRLFPRLAYAVLPPKDKVEAERLKRLFWSMLSVKKSWQKDNISGWISDQDQLLAENGVPEYMRDRFMFMLLWASQGNTGPTAFWLLLYLMKHPEAMKAVKDEVDKVSKENGQEAKPGSPPINITRDMLNQTPLLDSALEETLRLVAAPILVRAVLQDTRLKTSSGTEYSLRKGDRVALFPHISVQMNPEIHPEPHEFKYNRFVNPDGTKKDFYKNGKRLKYFNMPWGAGVSICPGRFFAAAEIKLFVFLMLSHYDLELVNREEEIPAIDTSRWGFGTMQPVRDVQFRYRPRF